The following coding sequences are from one Streptomyces venezuelae window:
- the lysA gene encoding diaminopimelate decarboxylase, with the protein MTTLRVPPLPTDAAAAPPAPAAPAPASTGPSDTDLSVWPTTTTQPTHGDLTVGGVPLTDIAERFGTPAYLIDEADVRARCRAYRRAFPDADVLYAAKAFLCRAMAHWVEEEGLGLDVCSAGELELAVTTGFPADRIVLHGNAKSPHDLAAALRLGVGRIVIDSASEIARLAAAVPPGSRQKVMVRVVPGIAAGGHAKIRTGTDDQKFGLSLADGSAQHAVARILGQPTLDLVGLHCHLGSQITTEKPYLAAVRRLVGLMARIKDQHGLALPELDLGGGHGIAYRPGEEALDIAALARRVRAELVGSCAAADLPVPRLTVEPGRAIAGPAGVALYRVLAVKRTGGRTFVAVDGGMSDNPRPALYGVRYLPRLLGRRSTAEPAAVTVVGRHCEAGDILASDVALPGDVRPGDLLGVPVAGAYHLSMASGYNLVGRPPVVAVSDGHARLLVRRESLEDFRSRDIGL; encoded by the coding sequence ATGACCACACTGCGCGTACCCCCGCTCCCGACCGACGCCGCTGCCGCGCCCCCGGCCCCCGCCGCGCCCGCCCCCGCCTCCACGGGGCCGTCCGACACCGACCTCTCCGTCTGGCCCACGACCACCACCCAACCCACCCACGGCGACCTCACCGTCGGAGGTGTCCCGCTCACCGACATCGCGGAGCGCTTCGGCACCCCCGCCTACCTCATCGACGAGGCCGACGTACGTGCCCGCTGCCGCGCGTACCGCCGTGCCTTCCCCGACGCCGACGTCCTCTACGCCGCCAAGGCGTTCCTGTGCCGTGCCATGGCGCACTGGGTGGAGGAGGAGGGCCTCGGCCTCGACGTGTGCTCCGCGGGGGAACTCGAACTCGCCGTCACCACGGGCTTTCCCGCGGACCGCATCGTGCTGCACGGCAACGCGAAGAGCCCGCACGACCTCGCCGCGGCCCTCCGGCTCGGCGTGGGCCGGATCGTCATCGACAGCGCATCCGAGATCGCCCGGCTCGCCGCCGCAGTACCGCCGGGCAGCCGCCAGAAGGTGATGGTGCGGGTGGTGCCCGGCATCGCGGCGGGCGGGCACGCCAAGATCCGAACCGGCACCGACGACCAGAAGTTCGGCCTCTCGCTCGCGGACGGCTCCGCCCAGCACGCCGTCGCCCGCATCCTCGGCCAGCCCACCCTCGACCTGGTGGGCCTGCACTGTCACCTCGGCTCACAGATCACCACCGAGAAGCCGTACCTCGCCGCCGTGCGCCGCCTGGTCGGCCTCATGGCCCGCATCAAGGACCAGCACGGGCTCGCCCTGCCCGAACTGGACCTCGGAGGCGGGCACGGCATCGCGTACCGGCCCGGCGAGGAGGCCCTCGACATCGCCGCGCTCGCCCGCAGGGTGCGGGCAGAACTGGTGGGGAGCTGTGCGGCGGCGGACCTGCCGGTGCCCCGCCTGACCGTGGAGCCGGGACGCGCGATCGCGGGCCCCGCCGGCGTGGCGCTCTACCGGGTCCTCGCGGTCAAGCGCACCGGCGGGCGGACCTTCGTCGCCGTCGACGGCGGCATGAGCGACAACCCGCGCCCCGCCCTGTACGGCGTGCGCTACCTGCCCCGGCTCCTCGGGCGCCGCTCCACGGCCGAACCCGCCGCGGTCACCGTCGTCGGCCGGCACTGCGAGGCCGGCGACATCCTCGCCTCGGACGTCGCGCTCCCCGGCGACGTGCGGCCCGGCGACCTGCTCGGCGTCCCCGTCGCCGGGGCGTACCACCTGTCGATGGCCTCCGGCTACAACCTCGTCGGCCGCCCGCCCGTGGTCGCCGTGTCCGACGGACACGCCCGGTTGCTGGTCCGCAGGGAGTCGCTGGAGGACTTCAGGAGCCGCGACATCGGTCTCTGA
- a CDS encoding SAV_915 family protein — protein sequence MAELLYAEDPEPCEPGPAGPLFVPVRPGPAGCVARLFRTPVGGRTAVAFTTPRLLSAALGPRQPWIRLSERALRSLAEPLGVSEVTVDPRLAAHPVGPPRTTVPRDPGPRPAGASRAPGTTGPLVGALTTRNG from the coding sequence ATGGCCGAGCTCCTGTACGCCGAGGACCCCGAGCCCTGCGAACCCGGCCCGGCCGGACCGCTGTTCGTCCCCGTCCGGCCGGGACCCGCGGGCTGCGTGGCCCGCCTGTTCCGCACGCCCGTCGGCGGCCGCACAGCCGTCGCCTTCACGACCCCCCGGCTCCTGAGCGCGGCTCTCGGCCCCCGGCAGCCGTGGATCAGGCTCTCCGAACGGGCACTCCGTTCCCTCGCCGAGCCGCTCGGCGTCAGCGAGGTCACCGTCGACCCGAGGCTCGCCGCCCACCCCGTCGGCCCGCCCCGCACGACCGTCCCACGGGACCCGGGCCCGCGCCCCGCAGGCGCCTCACGCGCCCCCGGTACGACCGGGCCCCTGGTGGGGGCCCTGACCACGCGGAACGGCTGA
- the purB gene encoding adenylosuccinate lyase — MTAAPAKPRIPNVLAGRYASAELATLWSPEQKVKLERQLWLAVLRAQKDLGIEVPDAAIADYERVLDQVDLASIAEREKVTRHDVKARIEEFNALAGHEHVHKGMTSRDLTENVEQLQIRLSLELIRSRTVAVLARLGKLAGEYGELVMAGRSHNVAAQATTLGKRFATGADELLVAHRRLDELIGRYPLRGIKGPVGTAQDMLDLLGGDAAKLADLEQRIASHLGFESAFTSVGQVYPRSLDYDVVTALVQVAAAPSSIAKTIRLMAGHELVTEGFKPGQVGSSAMPHKMNTRSCERVNGLTVILRGYASMTGELAGDQWNEGDVSCSVVRRVALPDAFFALDGLLETFLTVLDEFGAFPAVVARELDRYLPFLATTKVLMASVRAGVGREEAHEAIKENAVASALAMREQGAERNELLDKLAADSRIPLDRAQLDELMADKLSFTGAASDQVATVVGQIEALLKEHPEAAAYTPGAIL; from the coding sequence GTGACTGCCGCGCCCGCAAAGCCCCGTATCCCGAACGTCCTCGCCGGACGTTATGCCTCCGCCGAGCTCGCCACCCTCTGGTCGCCCGAGCAGAAGGTGAAGCTGGAGCGTCAGCTCTGGCTCGCCGTGCTGCGTGCGCAGAAGGACCTCGGGATCGAGGTTCCCGACGCCGCCATCGCCGACTACGAGCGCGTGCTCGACCAGGTCGACCTGGCCTCGATCGCCGAGCGCGAGAAGGTCACGCGCCACGACGTGAAGGCCCGCATCGAGGAGTTCAACGCCCTCGCCGGGCACGAGCACGTCCACAAGGGCATGACCTCGCGCGACCTGACCGAGAACGTGGAGCAGCTGCAGATCCGGCTCTCCCTGGAGCTGATCCGCTCCCGTACCGTCGCGGTCCTCGCGCGGCTCGGCAAGCTCGCCGGTGAGTACGGCGAGCTGGTCATGGCGGGCCGCTCGCACAACGTCGCCGCACAGGCGACGACGCTGGGCAAGCGCTTCGCGACCGGTGCCGACGAACTCCTCGTCGCCCACCGCCGCCTGGACGAGCTGATCGGCCGCTACCCGCTGCGCGGCATCAAGGGCCCGGTCGGCACCGCGCAGGACATGCTCGACCTGCTCGGGGGTGACGCCGCGAAGCTCGCCGACCTGGAGCAGCGGATCGCCTCGCACCTGGGCTTCGAGTCGGCGTTCACCTCGGTCGGCCAGGTCTACCCGCGCTCGCTCGACTACGACGTCGTGACCGCGCTCGTGCAGGTCGCCGCCGCGCCCTCCTCCATCGCCAAGACGATCCGTCTGATGGCGGGCCACGAGCTGGTCACCGAGGGCTTCAAGCCCGGCCAGGTCGGCTCGTCCGCGATGCCGCACAAGATGAACACCCGCTCCTGCGAGCGCGTCAACGGCCTCACCGTCATCCTGCGCGGCTACGCGTCGATGACCGGTGAGCTGGCGGGCGACCAGTGGAACGAGGGTGACGTCTCCTGCTCCGTCGTACGACGGGTCGCCCTGCCCGACGCGTTCTTCGCGCTCGACGGTCTCCTGGAGACCTTCCTGACCGTGCTCGACGAGTTCGGCGCCTTCCCGGCGGTCGTGGCCCGTGAGCTCGACCGCTACCTCCCCTTCCTCGCCACCACCAAGGTCCTGATGGCCTCGGTGCGCGCGGGTGTCGGCCGTGAGGAGGCGCACGAGGCCATCAAGGAGAACGCGGTCGCCTCCGCGCTCGCCATGCGCGAGCAGGGCGCCGAGCGCAACGAACTGCTCGACAAGCTGGCCGCCGACTCCCGCATCCCGCTGGACCGCGCGCAGCTCGACGAGCTCATGGCCGACAAGCTGTCGTTCACCGGCGCCGCGAGCGACCAGGTCGCCACGGTCGTCGGCCAGATCGAGGCCCTCCTCAAGGAGCACCCCGAGGCCGCGGCCTATACCCCCGGCGCGATCCTGTAG
- a CDS encoding SigB/SigF/SigG family RNA polymerase sigma factor — protein sequence MPTNLNEYSARRRTAARHSHHDAPDTTAEFARLAALDDGPEREVLCAEIVEAWLPMAHRLAARYRNKGESLEDLRQVAAMGLVKAVNRYEPGRGAFESYAVPTITGELRRHFRDRMWDVRVPRRVQDLRNKVRVARRELRDLPGSGPEPSIADIAAHAGLTEDEVKDGMQAMEGYSALSLDAEISSADPDGFSLADTLGAPDAAFDVVTDREAAKRGLRKLPERERTILYLRFFEDMTQSRIAEKLGISQMHVSRLISTSCARVRAEAGDVRPAARAA from the coding sequence ATGCCGACGAACCTCAATGAATACTCCGCCCGCCGCCGCACCGCGGCCCGGCACTCGCACCATGACGCACCCGACACCACCGCTGAGTTCGCACGGCTCGCCGCTCTCGACGACGGACCGGAGCGGGAGGTCCTGTGCGCGGAGATCGTCGAGGCGTGGCTGCCCATGGCCCACCGTCTCGCCGCCCGCTACCGGAACAAGGGCGAGAGCCTCGAAGACCTGCGGCAGGTCGCCGCGATGGGCCTGGTCAAGGCCGTCAACCGGTACGAGCCCGGCCGCGGCGCCTTCGAGAGCTACGCCGTGCCCACCATCACCGGTGAACTGCGCAGGCACTTCCGTGACCGCATGTGGGACGTGCGCGTCCCCCGCCGCGTCCAGGACCTGCGCAACAAGGTCCGTGTCGCCCGGCGCGAGCTCCGCGACCTGCCGGGCAGCGGCCCCGAGCCGTCCATCGCCGACATCGCCGCGCACGCGGGTCTCACGGAGGACGAGGTGAAGGACGGCATGCAGGCCATGGAGGGCTACAGCGCCCTGTCGCTCGACGCCGAGATCTCGTCCGCCGACCCCGACGGCTTCAGCCTCGCCGACACGCTCGGGGCACCCGACGCCGCGTTCGACGTCGTCACCGACCGGGAGGCGGCCAAACGGGGCCTGCGGAAGCTGCCGGAACGCGAGCGGACCATCCTCTACCTGCGCTTCTTCGAAGACATGACGCAGAGCCGCATCGCGGAGAAGCTCGGCATCTCGCAGATGCACGTCTCGCGTCTGATCAGCACCAGCTGCGCCCGGGTGCGCGCCGAGGCCGGCGACGTGCGCCCTGCCGCCCGCGCGGCCTGA
- a CDS encoding HAD family hydrolase: MARAALFDVDGTLTDTNHLHVTTWWEAFRQAGQQVAMHDIHRAVGLGSTDLIARLLGEDRDRDQDDRISAAHKTLYGTYFERLPALNGARDLLHALDDRGWRIVLATSAGGEELGALRRAIDADDVIAGVASADDVSSGKPAPDPVHHALEIAECPPEEALFVGDTVWDMQAASRAGVRGVALLCGGIPRGDLEEAGASAVFADPADMLEHLDGEVLTGKQ, encoded by the coding sequence ATGGCGCGAGCGGCGCTGTTCGACGTGGACGGAACACTCACCGACACCAATCACCTGCACGTGACCACCTGGTGGGAAGCGTTCCGCCAAGCGGGGCAACAGGTCGCGATGCACGACATCCACCGGGCCGTCGGCCTCGGCTCGACCGACCTCATCGCCCGGCTCCTCGGCGAGGACCGTGACCGCGACCAGGACGACAGGATCAGCGCCGCGCACAAGACGCTGTACGGCACGTACTTCGAGCGGCTGCCCGCACTGAACGGAGCCCGCGACCTCCTCCACGCACTCGACGACCGCGGCTGGCGCATCGTCCTCGCGACCTCGGCGGGCGGCGAGGAGCTCGGGGCGCTGCGCCGGGCCATCGACGCCGACGACGTCATCGCGGGGGTCGCCAGCGCAGACGACGTGTCCTCGGGCAAACCGGCTCCCGACCCCGTCCACCACGCCCTGGAAATCGCCGAATGCCCCCCGGAGGAGGCCCTGTTCGTGGGCGACACCGTGTGGGACATGCAGGCGGCGTCCCGCGCCGGCGTCCGCGGCGTCGCGCTCCTCTGCGGAGGCATTCCCAGAGGCGACCTCGAAGAGGCGGGCGCCTCGGCCGTCTTCGCGGACCCGGCCGACATGCTCGAGCACCTGGACGGCGAGGTGCTCACCGGCAAGCAGTGA
- a CDS encoding GNAT family N-acetyltransferase, with product MMQLPPHHLPAVPRWFVPGSPGPASLPEHVTTTGVGHWWADRALDPRAVAVSCAGHVLLRGDPGSVAPDLLAPFARSHVEAPARFLPVLGAAFDRLVPAERMVYVHREPVPPPRPPRGVTVRRLTASDAPALAALSPDSSWIHDSWGGPEGLAASGHAWAAVDRGGRVAAVACSYFTGQTYEDVAVLTAPERRRERLALACVTALCADVAARGRTASWSCSRDNRPSRLLAWTAGFRLHREYVQYVTGKALAPPRTSTDVPA from the coding sequence ATGATGCAGCTTCCCCCGCACCACCTGCCCGCCGTGCCGCGCTGGTTCGTGCCCGGCTCCCCCGGCCCCGCCTCCCTCCCCGAGCACGTCACGACCACCGGCGTCGGGCACTGGTGGGCCGACCGCGCCCTCGATCCGCGGGCCGTCGCGGTCTCCTGCGCGGGTCATGTGCTGCTGCGCGGCGACCCGGGCAGTGTCGCGCCCGATCTGCTCGCGCCGTTCGCCCGCAGCCATGTCGAGGCCCCCGCGCGCTTCCTGCCGGTGCTCGGCGCCGCCTTCGACCGTCTCGTGCCGGCCGAGCGCATGGTGTACGTCCACCGCGAGCCGGTGCCTCCGCCGCGACCGCCGCGGGGCGTGACCGTACGCCGCCTGACGGCCTCCGACGCGCCCGCGCTCGCCGCGCTCTCCCCCGACTCGTCGTGGATCCACGACAGTTGGGGCGGCCCCGAAGGACTCGCGGCCTCCGGGCACGCCTGGGCGGCGGTGGACCGGGGCGGCCGGGTCGCCGCCGTGGCCTGCAGCTACTTCACCGGACAGACGTACGAGGACGTGGCCGTGCTGACCGCCCCCGAACGACGTCGCGAGCGCCTCGCCCTCGCCTGTGTCACCGCCCTGTGCGCGGACGTCGCCGCGCGCGGTCGCACGGCGAGCTGGTCGTGCAGCCGTGACAACCGCCCCAGCCGTCTGCTGGCCTGGACGGCGGGGTTCCGGCTGCACCGGGAGTACGTGCAGTACGTCACGGGGAAGGCGCTCGCGCCGCCCCGGACCTCCACCGACGTCCCGGCATGA
- a CDS encoding cytochrome P450: MLDNTLQLLTKGYAWLPDLTRRNGPGPVRTRLLGKPVVALRGPAAVGFFYDEDHVRRRTALPEPVLSTLFGKGAVHTLDGDEHRQRKALFVTVLKDTDGVAGLARHVEQEWERSAKEWAGRSQVTLFDEVSLLITRAVCAWAGVPLPEHPEDEARRTAQDLVAMVDGFATEGPRHWKARRARQRQEGRLARLVEDLRATGGEASDGDGQPPSVVAAVAFHRDADGELLDPRTAAVEVLNILRPTVAVTWYTVFGAHALHRNPALRERLAGQDEGHARAFAHEVRRFYPFAPFVAGLAPADIEWHGEPIPEGTMVLLDLYGQNHDPELWNSPYVFDPDRFDGREPGRDELVPQGGGEVSQGHRCPGEDVTLAVLSTLLPHLARLDYDVPQQDLRITLHRMPTRPRSGFVITGVR; the protein is encoded by the coding sequence ATGCTGGACAACACGCTGCAGCTGCTCACGAAGGGCTACGCGTGGCTCCCCGACCTGACCCGCCGCAACGGGCCGGGACCCGTCCGCACCCGGCTGCTCGGCAAACCGGTCGTCGCCCTGCGCGGACCCGCGGCCGTCGGGTTCTTCTACGACGAGGACCACGTCCGCCGCCGCACGGCCCTGCCCGAGCCCGTGCTGAGCACGCTCTTCGGCAAGGGCGCGGTGCACACGCTCGACGGCGACGAGCACCGGCAGCGCAAGGCGCTCTTCGTGACGGTCCTCAAGGACACGGACGGCGTCGCGGGCCTCGCACGCCACGTCGAGCAGGAGTGGGAGCGGTCGGCCAAGGAGTGGGCGGGCCGCTCGCAGGTCACGCTGTTCGACGAGGTGAGCCTTCTCATCACACGGGCCGTGTGCGCCTGGGCGGGCGTCCCGCTGCCCGAGCACCCCGAGGACGAAGCGCGCCGCACCGCCCAGGACCTCGTGGCCATGGTCGACGGCTTCGCCACCGAGGGACCCCGGCACTGGAAGGCCCGGCGCGCCCGGCAGCGTCAGGAAGGCCGACTCGCCCGCCTGGTCGAGGACCTCCGCGCGACGGGGGGAGAGGCGTCCGACGGGGACGGGCAGCCTCCGTCCGTGGTGGCGGCCGTCGCCTTCCACCGGGACGCCGACGGCGAGCTGCTCGATCCGCGTACGGCCGCCGTGGAGGTCCTCAACATCCTGCGGCCCACCGTCGCCGTCACCTGGTACACGGTGTTCGGCGCGCACGCCCTGCACCGCAATCCTGCGCTGCGGGAGCGCCTCGCCGGTCAGGACGAGGGCCATGCGCGCGCGTTCGCCCACGAGGTACGGCGCTTCTACCCGTTCGCGCCGTTCGTCGCCGGTCTCGCCCCCGCCGACATCGAGTGGCACGGCGAGCCGATTCCCGAGGGCACCATGGTCCTCCTCGACCTCTACGGACAGAACCACGACCCGGAACTGTGGAACTCGCCGTACGTCTTCGACCCCGACCGGTTCGACGGCCGCGAGCCCGGCCGCGACGAACTCGTCCCCCAGGGCGGCGGCGAGGTCTCCCAGGGGCACCGCTGTCCGGGCGAGGACGTCACCCTCGCCGTCCTCAGCACCCTGCTCCCGCACCTCGCGCGACTCGACTACGACGTCCCCCAGCAGGACCTGCGCATCACCCTGCACCGCATGCCGACCAGGCCCCGCAGCGGCTTCGTCATCACCGGAGTGCGCTGA